A single region of the Puniceicoccales bacterium genome encodes:
- a CDS encoding sodium-translocating pyrophosphatase, with amino-acid sequence MTVLFWVIPIVAVFTLIVARYFYSSMMLEPAGTDRMKEIASYVRTGSLAYLKQQYKVVTVVFLVLAVILGILSFGLDLQNDWVPFAFISAGIFSGLAGFLGMKTATNASSRAAFAASKSLNDGLRIAFRSGAVMGLVVVGLALLDYSIWFVILDIFEDAVDQSQRLVIITGTMLTFGIGTSLQALFARVGGGIFTKAADVGADLVGKVESGIPEDDPRNPAVIADNVGDNVGDVAGMGADLYESYYGSILAAAALGAVAFLDNPEVQVKAVLAPALIGAIGVILSIIGVFCVKTKENATALELLKSLGRGVKLSAALIFVASFLVLYLLGIPNYAGLWGSVVIGLITGEIIGKSSEYYTSQAYTPTKRIAGQAQTGPATVIISGIGTGMISTAVPVVAVVFGTILAFCSATGFSGFDQINMSVGLYGISIAAVGMLSTLGITLATDAYGPIADNAGGNVQMSGLDSVVRERTDALDSLGNTTAATGKGFAIGSAALTALALIASYVTSLRVGLVKIGKEFMIVSGETIAVSEATMNDFINYYGVHLLNPKVLMGLFVGAMMSFLFCGFAINAVGRAAASMVEEVRRQFKEIPGILDGSAVPDYARCVTIATYAAQREMVAPALCAIIVPVVVGFVFGVPGVIGLLGGSLSSGFVLAVFMANSGGAWDNAKKYIEEGAMGGKGSEAHKASVIGDTVGDPFKDTAGPSLNILIKLMAMVSLVMVGFTVAYSVF; translated from the coding sequence ATGACAGTTTTGTTTTGGGTAATACCGATTGTGGCTGTGTTTACGTTGATTGTTGCTAGATATTTTTATAGCTCCATGATGCTTGAGCCGGCCGGAACGGATAGAATGAAAGAGATTGCTTCCTATGTGAGAACCGGTTCGCTCGCCTATCTAAAGCAACAATATAAGGTTGTGACTGTTGTATTTCTAGTACTTGCAGTGATCCTTGGGATACTGTCATTTGGCCTGGATTTGCAAAACGATTGGGTCCCGTTTGCTTTTATTTCAGCGGGTATTTTTTCAGGATTGGCAGGATTTTTAGGGATGAAAACTGCCACGAACGCCTCATCGCGGGCGGCTTTTGCGGCTTCAAAATCGTTAAACGATGGCCTTCGTATAGCTTTTAGAAGCGGAGCCGTGATGGGTTTAGTTGTGGTTGGCCTTGCTCTGCTGGACTATTCGATCTGGTTTGTGATACTGGACATTTTTGAAGATGCTGTGGATCAATCTCAGAGGCTTGTGATTATAACTGGCACCATGCTGACTTTCGGCATAGGTACGTCTCTTCAGGCACTTTTCGCACGGGTTGGCGGAGGAATATTTACGAAAGCCGCCGATGTTGGAGCGGATTTGGTTGGTAAGGTTGAGTCAGGAATTCCCGAGGATGATCCGAGGAATCCGGCCGTGATTGCTGACAACGTGGGCGATAACGTGGGCGATGTGGCTGGTATGGGAGCCGATTTGTATGAATCCTACTATGGATCCATTCTGGCGGCTGCAGCCTTGGGTGCGGTGGCATTTTTAGACAACCCGGAGGTGCAGGTAAAAGCCGTTCTTGCTCCGGCACTTATAGGTGCCATCGGTGTGATTTTATCGATCATTGGCGTGTTTTGTGTCAAAACCAAGGAAAACGCCACTGCGCTGGAATTGCTGAAGTCCCTTGGCCGTGGAGTGAAATTGAGTGCAGCATTGATATTTGTGGCATCGTTTTTGGTTCTATATCTTCTTGGTATTCCGAATTATGCTGGCCTGTGGGGCTCGGTGGTAATTGGGTTGATCACCGGCGAAATAATAGGTAAGTCGTCGGAGTATTACACCTCCCAGGCCTATACCCCAACGAAACGGATTGCTGGCCAGGCCCAGACCGGTCCGGCCACGGTGATAATAAGTGGCATCGGGACAGGCATGATATCAACGGCTGTGCCGGTGGTGGCTGTGGTTTTTGGAACCATATTGGCGTTCTGCTCTGCAACTGGTTTCTCGGGTTTTGATCAGATAAATATGTCCGTAGGGCTGTACGGCATATCGATAGCCGCCGTTGGAATGTTATCGACCCTTGGAATAACATTGGCGACAGATGCCTATGGGCCGATTGCGGACAATGCAGGCGGTAATGTCCAAATGAGCGGGTTGGATTCCGTTGTGAGAGAGCGCACCGATGCATTGGATTCCCTTGGCAATACCACGGCTGCCACCGGAAAGGGCTTTGCAATTGGTTCGGCCGCATTGACAGCCCTGGCTTTGATCGCCTCCTATGTTACCAGCCTAAGGGTTGGGTTGGTTAAAATCGGCAAGGAGTTTATGATAGTTTCTGGTGAAACCATAGCTGTTTCGGAGGCTACGATGAACGATTTCATAAATTATTATGGTGTGCATTTGCTTAATCCAAAAGTACTTATGGGTTTATTTGTCGGTGCAATGATGTCATTTTTATTCTGTGGGTTTGCTATAAATGCAGTTGGTCGTGCCGCAGCGAGTATGGTTGAGGAAGTTCGCAGGCAATTTAAAGAAATACCTGGGATACTGGATGGGTCTGCGGTCCCTGATTATGCTAGATGTGTCACAATCGCTACATATGCTGCTCAGCGCGAGATGGTTGCTCCAGCGCTATGTGCCATAATTGTCCCGGTTGTCGTGGGATTTGTTTTTGGTGTTCCGGGTGTGATCGGATTGCTTGGCGGCTCACTATCCAGTGGCTTTGTGCTAGCTGTTTTCATGGCAAACTCAGGTGGTGCCTGGGATAATGCCAAAAAATACATCGAGGAAGGTGCCATGGGAGGCAAGGGCTCCGAGGCACACAAAGCTTCGGTCATCGGCGATACGGTGGGTGATCCGTTTAAGGATACCGCTGGCCCAAGCCTGAATATATTGATAAAACTGATGGCCATGGTATCGCTGGTTATGGTCGGATTCACCGTGGCCTATAGTGTTTTTTAA
- the dnaX gene encoding DNA polymerase III subunit gamma/tau — protein sequence MNAEYKVIARRWRPKSFKELVGQEHVVKTIENAILTGRVAHSFLFVGPRGTGKTSTARLLAAALNAGNAPSIDFPADSDLTSSIMDGNCLDVIEIDGASNNSVEQIRELREECHYLPSGCRYKIYIIDEVHMLSTSAFNALLKTLEEPPSHVKFIFATTEAQKIPSTITSRCQRFEFKPISENMLKTKLLEIAKAEQIEIEPLALEAVIRMADGSMRDAQTIVDQMTSFSHGHIKEIDVITAYGLASAEQLSEIFRALLDSDHKSIIKLSNELSANGCDFYHTLCDLEKLMHKHLEGVSFESHEQESHEQTTAFVNLLESISSAKDSVRNGVVTKINFETALFKALRNAKLYSIDQLITKLRNAAKYH from the coding sequence TTGAATGCAGAATATAAGGTAATCGCCAGGCGGTGGAGGCCAAAATCATTTAAGGAACTTGTTGGCCAGGAACATGTTGTCAAAACCATCGAAAATGCCATATTGACCGGACGGGTGGCCCACTCGTTTCTATTTGTCGGCCCCCGGGGCACGGGAAAAACTTCCACGGCCAGACTATTGGCCGCAGCACTAAATGCTGGCAATGCACCATCCATTGACTTCCCGGCGGATTCCGACCTAACGAGTTCGATCATGGATGGCAACTGTCTGGATGTTATAGAGATAGATGGCGCCTCAAACAATTCCGTTGAACAAATAAGGGAACTTCGGGAGGAATGCCACTATCTACCCAGCGGATGCCGCTACAAAATATACATAATCGATGAGGTGCATATGCTTTCCACATCTGCGTTCAATGCTCTACTAAAGACACTTGAAGAACCACCAAGCCACGTAAAATTCATATTCGCCACCACCGAAGCTCAGAAAATTCCATCGACCATAACATCCCGTTGCCAAAGATTTGAATTCAAGCCAATCAGCGAAAATATGCTAAAAACCAAACTCCTAGAAATAGCTAAGGCCGAACAAATCGAAATAGAACCTCTTGCGTTGGAGGCAGTAATCCGGATGGCCGATGGCAGCATGCGTGATGCCCAAACCATCGTCGACCAAATGACGTCGTTCAGCCACGGACATATCAAAGAAATCGACGTCATAACAGCCTACGGCCTTGCTTCGGCCGAACAGCTTTCGGAAATATTTAGGGCACTTTTAGACAGTGATCACAAATCAATCATAAAACTTTCCAACGAGCTATCAGCCAATGGCTGCGATTTCTATCACACTCTATGCGACCTTGAGAAATTGATGCACAAACACCTTGAAGGCGTTTCGTTTGAATCGCACGAACAGGAATCGCATGAACAAACCACGGCTTTTGTTAACCTACTGGAGTCCATTTCATCAGCCAAGGATTCGGTCCGAAATGGAGTTGTAACCAAAATAAATTTCGAAACAGCTTTGTTTAAAGCCCTGAGAAATGCTAAATTATATTCCATTGATCAATTGATAACAAAGCTCAGAAACGCAGCAAAATACCACTAA
- the dnaB gene encoding replicative DNA helicase, translated as MSGISRTPPYSVDFEQALLASCIIEGGQESIATCIQEKIYPTSFYMPAHQVIFKALLDLYAENSPVSELVLAEKLSSRRELEKVGGYDYINSITSRIDTPVHIVYYINRVRDLDLLRKIIKISSESIESAYAGVSDVSQFVETVEKAIFDLSESRLSDSAQHIRSAIDNAIVLVQKLLQNRGELSGVGSGFGDLDRLTFGFHPGEMIVVAARPSVGKTSLALNIAENAVIKPEGKTVVPTLFFSLEMSSEQLSMRLLCGRAGINMTKFRDGFITKESAINLNKVANEFKNAPLWIDESTNMSITEMRAKARRRYNKNKFGLVIIDYLQLIAGTDARVNREQQISEISRGVKAMAKELNVPVIVLSQLNRESEKEKRQPRLSDLRESGAIEQDADVVMLLSKKREEDTDKEISSDLVIRELIVAKQRNGPTGLVQLAFRKSLTRFENYADKDI; from the coding sequence ATGAGCGGCATCTCCAGAACTCCGCCCTATAGCGTGGATTTCGAGCAGGCGTTGCTTGCGTCTTGCATAATAGAGGGTGGCCAGGAAAGCATTGCTACCTGCATCCAGGAAAAAATCTATCCCACATCGTTTTATATGCCGGCCCATCAGGTCATTTTTAAGGCCCTATTGGACCTCTATGCCGAGAATTCTCCGGTTTCAGAACTGGTTCTGGCGGAAAAGCTATCAAGTCGCAGAGAGCTGGAGAAGGTTGGTGGTTATGATTATATAAATTCCATAACAAGCAGGATAGATACTCCGGTTCACATAGTTTATTATATAAACCGTGTGAGAGATTTGGATTTGCTCAGGAAAATTATAAAAATTTCCAGCGAAAGCATCGAGTCGGCCTATGCCGGGGTCAGCGACGTTAGCCAATTCGTAGAAACGGTTGAAAAAGCAATATTTGATCTAAGTGAATCCAGACTTTCAGATTCTGCACAGCATATAAGAAGCGCCATTGATAATGCTATAGTATTAGTCCAGAAGCTGTTACAGAACCGTGGCGAACTCAGTGGCGTGGGCTCAGGTTTTGGTGATCTCGACCGTTTGACCTTTGGGTTTCATCCAGGTGAAATGATCGTTGTAGCCGCCAGGCCCTCGGTGGGAAAGACTAGCTTAGCTCTAAATATAGCAGAGAATGCTGTGATAAAACCAGAGGGAAAAACCGTTGTACCGACGCTATTTTTCAGCCTTGAGATGAGTTCAGAACAGCTATCTATGCGGCTATTATGCGGCCGAGCTGGTATAAATATGACAAAATTTCGTGATGGATTTATCACAAAGGAGTCTGCCATAAATCTAAATAAAGTTGCTAATGAATTCAAAAATGCACCACTGTGGATCGATGAATCAACGAATATGTCCATAACCGAGATGCGCGCAAAGGCTAGGCGTAGGTACAATAAGAACAAATTCGGATTGGTCATTATCGATTACCTGCAGCTGATTGCCGGTACCGATGCCAGGGTAAACCGAGAACAACAGATATCAGAGATATCACGGGGTGTCAAAGCCATGGCCAAAGAACTCAATGTGCCGGTCATCGTACTAAGCCAGCTGAATAGAGAGTCAGAAAAAGAGAAGCGTCAGCCAAGGTTATCAGATCTGCGTGAATCCGGTGCAATAGAACAGGATGCGGATGTTGTTATGTTACTCTCTAAGAAAAGGGAAGAGGACACCGATAAGGAAATTTCGTCGGATCTAGTGATTCGTGAATTGATTGTTGCAAAACAAAGGAATGGTCCTACAGGTTTAGTTCAATTAGCATTTAGAAAAAGTTTAACCAGGTTTGAAAATTATGCAGATAAGGATATCTGA
- a CDS encoding ABC transporter permease subunit, which produces MRQLLTLILYEFRTLFLSPVAYVVGFSFSALMALIFLFLLDDYSRLSQPCHLMVLFFKSMWLPTVFFLPVITMRSIASERDNGMLDTFLLLPIRRIWIVLSKFFVIYFYYIVLWLAVGTFPFIAKCISKELVLSLQITDGVIVSGGMFFIFCSSAFFISLGIFISSIVPSQLASTVVSFVVLFFVLVAGQLFQYVSVQNYANNIYMQNIADISNTFMQVEDFCNGIIDTRVIMFYISTACLCLVAAARWIGRR; this is translated from the coding sequence GTGAGGCAGCTATTGACATTGATACTATACGAATTCCGTACCCTGTTTTTGTCACCGGTGGCCTATGTGGTGGGCTTTTCGTTTTCGGCACTCATGGCATTGATCTTCCTGTTCCTATTGGATGATTACTCGAGATTGTCGCAGCCCTGCCATTTGATGGTGTTGTTTTTCAAATCAATGTGGTTACCGACGGTGTTTTTTTTGCCTGTGATCACAATGAGGTCGATTGCATCGGAACGAGATAATGGAATGTTGGACACATTTCTCCTGTTGCCGATTCGGCGCATCTGGATCGTTCTTAGCAAATTTTTTGTGATATATTTTTATTACATTGTTTTGTGGCTGGCCGTAGGTACTTTTCCTTTCATTGCAAAATGCATTTCGAAAGAATTGGTGTTGTCGTTACAGATCACCGATGGAGTCATAGTTAGTGGCGGAATGTTTTTCATTTTTTGTAGCAGTGCATTTTTCATTTCGCTTGGTATTTTTATAAGCTCAATTGTCCCAAGCCAACTGGCATCCACCGTGGTTAGTTTTGTGGTGTTGTTTTTTGTTTTGGTTGCAGGTCAACTGTTTCAATACGTATCTGTCCAAAACTACGCTAACAACATATATATGCAAAACATTGCCGACATCTCGAATACATTTATGCAGGTGGAAGATTTTTGTAACGGAATTATTGACACGAGGGTTATTATGTTTTACATAAGCACAGCCTGCCTCTGCTTGGTTGCGGCGGCCAGGTGGATTGGGAGACGTTAA
- a CDS encoding nitroreductase family protein — translation MDIKICLFVLNLLCLSQIADACNLTLLKKHDDVILENKKKFNYVGLMDAILNRRSIRSYTSEPITSEQITMILKAGFAAPSAMGSSPWHFIAIKDRVVLDKLEKVHPYAGMLKSAPFAVLVCGDKSLESIPDKFEQNCSAAAENILIAATALGLGSVWVGVYPDEPLMKKFREVLNIPEKVFPFALIPIGHPTKTPSPSERYNSERVHIDRW, via the coding sequence ATGGATATTAAGATTTGTTTGTTTGTACTTAATTTGTTGTGCTTGAGCCAGATAGCCGATGCATGTAATTTAACTTTGTTAAAAAAACATGATGATGTTATTCTTGAAAATAAGAAAAAATTTAATTACGTCGGTCTAATGGACGCCATATTAAATAGAAGGAGTATTAGAAGTTATACATCGGAACCGATTACCAGTGAACAGATAACCATGATTTTGAAAGCCGGGTTTGCTGCCCCATCGGCAATGGGGTCCAGCCCATGGCATTTCATTGCCATTAAAGACAGGGTTGTCCTTGACAAGCTTGAGAAAGTGCATCCCTATGCTGGAATGTTGAAATCGGCACCATTTGCGGTACTGGTTTGTGGTGATAAGTCATTGGAATCCATACCAGATAAGTTCGAGCAAAATTGTTCTGCTGCAGCGGAAAATATTCTGATAGCGGCTACGGCCCTGGGCCTGGGTTCGGTCTGGGTTGGTGTCTATCCGGACGAACCCCTGATGAAGAAATTCCGAGAGGTACTAAATATTCCGGAAAAAGTGTTTCCATTTGCCCTGATTCCGATCGGGCACCCAACAAAAACTCCTTCTCCTTCAGAACGTTATAACTCGGAAAGGGTACACATAGACAGGTGGTAA
- the bamA gene encoding outer membrane protein assembly factor BamA, with protein MQIRISDFWNLFCCICLLSCVQQHSKAEDQPWKEPVVGRIDINYDGDVRGAIHDSVVLAHVQLKEGEPFSHYLADRSIKSLYETKLFEFVSIKMTRIEFSDEVVVTFNLTLRPKISAIRFEGNEKIRSKILRKKIKSTTGLMFSDSMALDDAYEIFNYYQENGYPEPKVDYEKRVDPVTGNVELVFVINEGIKAKIREVRFVGNGDVSADKLRDKMLTQKWIFLISWIKGTGKLRSGMFDMDLITLRKELKNHGYLDSSIDETKITFSYDSRNGLIITIPMELGENKYMVGRVDISGNKVFETNVLEKILGIKDGDVFSPDALSQACVNIQDFYGLSGYLDTQVAVTRNPSFIDNSIDITFNISEGEVSQVGAVKLSGNIKTKNKVILRELTLSPGQKFNVTRMKNSQAKLKNTGFFSDVDIGYEDSKEPNKKNLKVEVKEANTGKISLGGAISAMNNIMVFAEIAQANFDLLNRKSKFQGGGQKARARIELGTRASQFLLSFEEPYLCDKPLAAGFDAFLSKHEYKRSDSNYSGPSYDEQHIGMEPYLRKRLFGLWTGRLAYHIERVKLYHIGKRAPQDLKDEGGWRSISKAKFTLERDTRNSFVMPSKGSLISINNEIAGGPFLGKTNFAKLEGSFARWIPITKSGDHVLEVIGKLGAITPYNHKNIPYTERYFLGGQSYMRGFEYKSIGPKDNVGYVVGGNSFGYLCSEYTMKLFGPVSLAYFGEAGFVNRHTMRFSPRNYCADLGIGLRIMIQGAPLRLDWGFPVHTPAGFGKKDKVQFNFSFGIVF; from the coding sequence ATGCAGATAAGGATATCTGATTTTTGGAATTTATTTTGTTGTATATGTTTATTGAGCTGCGTTCAGCAGCATAGCAAAGCCGAGGATCAGCCTTGGAAAGAGCCAGTGGTCGGCCGCATAGATATTAACTATGATGGGGATGTCCGTGGTGCTATTCATGATAGTGTTGTCCTTGCCCACGTACAACTTAAAGAAGGAGAACCGTTTAGCCACTACCTGGCAGATAGATCGATAAAATCCCTATATGAAACCAAGCTATTCGAGTTTGTGTCGATCAAAATGACTAGGATTGAATTCAGTGATGAGGTCGTGGTAACATTCAACCTAACCCTCAGGCCAAAGATTTCAGCTATCAGATTCGAAGGTAACGAAAAAATAAGGTCAAAAATTCTTAGAAAAAAAATAAAAAGCACCACGGGCCTTATGTTTTCAGACAGCATGGCCCTGGACGATGCCTATGAAATTTTCAATTATTATCAGGAAAATGGATATCCGGAACCGAAGGTTGACTATGAAAAAAGAGTAGATCCGGTAACCGGTAATGTTGAGCTGGTATTTGTAATCAATGAAGGCATTAAGGCTAAGATAAGGGAGGTAAGATTCGTTGGCAATGGTGATGTGAGCGCAGACAAGTTACGTGATAAGATGCTCACCCAGAAATGGATATTTCTAATATCCTGGATTAAAGGGACTGGTAAGCTCCGCAGTGGAATGTTTGATATGGACCTGATTACACTCAGGAAGGAACTGAAAAATCACGGTTATCTCGACTCTTCCATAGATGAAACCAAAATAACCTTTTCCTATGATAGTAGAAATGGATTGATTATAACCATTCCGATGGAACTTGGCGAAAATAAATATATGGTTGGCCGGGTGGATATAAGCGGCAATAAGGTTTTCGAAACCAATGTGTTAGAGAAAATTCTTGGAATCAAAGACGGCGATGTGTTTTCTCCGGACGCTTTGAGCCAAGCCTGTGTAAATATACAGGATTTCTATGGCCTGAGTGGCTACCTTGATACCCAGGTTGCCGTGACCAGGAACCCAAGCTTTATCGACAACTCGATAGATATCACTTTTAATATATCCGAGGGAGAAGTGTCCCAGGTTGGCGCGGTGAAACTTTCTGGTAACATCAAGACAAAAAACAAGGTAATCCTGAGAGAATTGACACTTTCGCCGGGCCAAAAATTCAATGTTACCAGGATGAAAAATAGCCAGGCAAAGCTCAAAAATACTGGATTTTTTAGCGATGTTGATATAGGCTATGAAGATTCTAAAGAGCCAAATAAAAAGAATCTGAAGGTTGAGGTTAAAGAAGCCAACACGGGAAAAATTTCTTTGGGAGGCGCCATAAGTGCCATGAATAACATTATGGTGTTTGCAGAAATTGCCCAGGCGAATTTTGATCTACTCAACAGAAAGTCGAAGTTCCAAGGTGGTGGCCAGAAGGCTAGGGCTCGCATAGAACTTGGTACCAGAGCCAGCCAGTTCCTATTGTCCTTCGAAGAGCCATATCTCTGCGATAAACCCTTGGCCGCCGGGTTTGACGCCTTTCTGTCAAAGCACGAGTATAAGCGTTCGGATAGCAACTACAGCGGCCCCAGCTATGACGAGCAGCACATTGGCATGGAACCCTATCTGAGGAAAAGACTTTTTGGCCTTTGGACTGGTCGATTAGCCTATCACATAGAACGAGTTAAGTTATACCACATCGGCAAACGTGCACCCCAGGATTTAAAGGATGAAGGCGGTTGGCGTAGCATATCCAAGGCTAAATTTACCCTGGAAAGAGATACCAGGAATAGTTTTGTTATGCCATCGAAAGGATCGTTGATAAGCATAAACAATGAGATTGCCGGTGGACCATTTCTTGGGAAAACAAATTTTGCCAAGCTAGAAGGTAGCTTTGCCCGCTGGATTCCTATCACAAAGAGTGGCGATCATGTGCTGGAAGTTATAGGAAAGCTTGGAGCTATAACCCCGTATAATCATAAAAATATCCCGTATACAGAACGCTATTTCCTTGGTGGCCAAAGTTATATGAGAGGCTTTGAATACAAAAGCATAGGGCCAAAAGACAATGTCGGCTATGTGGTTGGCGGAAACTCTTTTGGCTATCTTTGTTCGGAGTATACGATGAAACTATTTGGGCCGGTGTCCTTGGCCTACTTTGGTGAGGCCGGTTTTGTTAATAGGCATACAATGCGTTTTAGCCCAAGGAATTACTGTGCTGATCTTGGCATTGGCTTGAGGATAATGATCCAGGGAGCGCCTCTCAGGCTAGATTGGGGATTTCCGGTGCATACCCCAGCGGGCTTCGGCAAAAAAGACAAAGTTCAGTTTAATTTCTCTTTTGGTATTGTATTTTGA
- the rpsP gene encoding 30S ribosomal protein S16: MALKIRLQRHGATHKPIYKVVVAESSWRRDGRFVEKLGTYDPQARGKAVELTLDIDRVDHWLGVGAKPTETVSTLIRRSRKASSV; this comes from the coding sequence ATGGCATTAAAAATTAGATTGCAGCGTCATGGTGCTACACATAAACCAATATATAAAGTTGTGGTAGCCGAATCTTCCTGGCGGAGAGATGGTCGTTTTGTCGAAAAGCTTGGTACCTATGATCCTCAGGCCAGAGGTAAAGCAGTGGAACTTACTCTGGACATTGATCGTGTTGATCATTGGCTCGGTGTTGGGGCAAAACCCACCGAAACCGTCAGTACATTGATCCGTCGTTCTAGAAAAGCATCATCTGTCTAG
- the trmD gene encoding tRNA (guanosine(37)-N1)-methyltransferase TrmD, which yields MSLFPDMLEGFLSASMLRRAMNLGLIEFNTYNLRSFTRDKHGTTDDRPFGGGPGMVMKPEPVCSAIDAVKTETSMVIYMCPDGKLLTTELAKELSKKKHLILLSGHYEGIDERIRESHLDLEVSIGDYIITNGTLAAAVLADAVCRYVPGVLGNPNSLDQDSFSNGLLSFPQYTRPVEFEGKRVPEVLMSGNHAEIDRWRFNQMIARTMNRRPDIFQKWLNLNKKHLEKDVDLLK from the coding sequence TTGTCTCTATTCCCGGACATGCTCGAGGGATTTTTGTCAGCGAGTATGTTGCGTAGGGCTATGAATCTTGGTCTGATCGAGTTTAATACATACAATTTGCGTAGCTTTACAAGGGACAAACATGGCACTACCGACGATAGGCCTTTTGGCGGTGGGCCAGGTATGGTTATGAAGCCAGAGCCGGTATGTTCGGCAATAGATGCTGTTAAAACCGAAACCTCAATGGTGATCTATATGTGTCCTGATGGGAAGCTGTTAACAACAGAATTGGCCAAGGAATTATCCAAAAAAAAACATCTAATTTTACTGTCTGGGCATTATGAAGGCATAGATGAAAGAATAAGGGAATCTCATCTAGATCTGGAGGTTTCCATCGGCGACTATATAATAACCAATGGAACACTGGCCGCGGCGGTTTTGGCCGATGCGGTATGTAGATACGTGCCCGGAGTCCTTGGCAATCCTAACTCATTGGACCAGGATAGTTTCTCGAACGGTTTATTATCATTTCCCCAATACACAAGACCTGTCGAGTTTGAAGGCAAGCGGGTTCCCGAGGTATTGATGTCAGGCAATCATGCGGAAATAGACAGATGGAGATTTAATCAAATGATTGCAAGAACAATGAACCGAAGACCGGATATTTTTCAAAAATGGTTGAATTTGAATAAAAAACACTTAGAGAAGGATGTGGATTTATTAAAATGA
- the prmC gene encoding peptide chain release factor N(5)-glutamine methyltransferase — protein sequence MQRLLDLLKKSDAFLTRKGVESHRLDAELIFANILGCKKLDLYLRFDSTIDEATAELIKKAIIRRGNREPLQYITGETRFLDIKIKTDRRALIPRPETEELVELVIQEVETKPVSKILDLGTGTGAIGLALAKKFTNAEVIAVDKSLEAIALAIENSKINRLANITFIQSDWFSDVEGSFDIIVSNPPYLSQEELVLTQPEVKDHEPTWALVSGNDGIEDAAKILAQAEKFLKKPGLIALEIGINHGESLIKKANWLPFKEIRNDLCRRQRFFLGKL from the coding sequence ATGCAAAGACTCCTAGACCTATTGAAAAAATCTGACGCTTTTCTCACAAGAAAAGGTGTCGAAAGTCACAGACTGGATGCCGAATTAATTTTCGCCAATATCCTAGGCTGCAAGAAGTTAGATCTATATTTGCGGTTTGACAGTACGATAGACGAGGCAACCGCGGAATTAATAAAAAAAGCCATTATAAGGCGCGGCAACCGGGAACCATTGCAATACATAACCGGTGAAACCAGGTTTCTTGACATAAAAATAAAAACCGATAGGCGGGCATTGATCCCACGACCAGAAACCGAAGAACTTGTCGAACTTGTAATTCAAGAAGTTGAAACTAAGCCAGTTAGCAAAATATTAGACCTCGGCACTGGCACCGGAGCCATCGGCCTGGCTTTGGCCAAAAAATTTACCAACGCCGAGGTGATTGCGGTGGATAAAAGCTTGGAAGCAATAGCCTTAGCAATCGAAAATTCAAAAATTAACCGGCTGGCCAACATAACTTTTATTCAATCGGACTGGTTCTCGGATGTGGAAGGAAGCTTCGACATCATTGTTTCCAACCCACCTTATCTGTCCCAGGAAGAACTGGTGTTGACTCAGCCCGAGGTGAAAGACCACGAACCAACCTGGGCCCTGGTATCCGGAAATGATGGCATCGAGGATGCTGCAAAAATCCTGGCCCAGGCAGAAAAATTTCTGAAAAAGCCAGGATTAATAGCTCTAGAAATCGGGATTAACCATGGCGAATCTCTTATCAAAAAAGCTAACTGGCTGCCATTTAAAGAGATACGAAACGACCTATGCCGTCGCCAAAGATTCTTCCTTGGCAAGCTATAA
- the rplS gene encoding 50S ribosomal protein L19 translates to MNSIIKELTEGQLMEGRDGFKVGDGVRVHVKVREGDKERVQIFAGIVLCRKGNGISETFTVRKISFGEGVERIFPVHSRNIVKIEVERKSVPMRAKLYYLRGRIGKNAVKVKENREFGKNNML, encoded by the coding sequence ATGAACTCTATTATAAAGGAATTGACCGAGGGTCAACTTATGGAAGGTCGCGATGGTTTCAAAGTCGGCGATGGTGTTCGGGTACATGTCAAAGTGCGTGAAGGAGATAAAGAACGCGTACAGATTTTCGCTGGCATTGTTCTTTGTCGAAAAGGTAATGGTATAAGCGAAACCTTTACCGTTAGAAAAATTTCATTTGGCGAAGGTGTTGAAAGAATATTTCCCGTTCATTCGCGAAACATAGTTAAAATAGAGGTCGAAAGAAAAAGCGTACCCATGCGAGCAAAGCTATATTACCTTCGGGGAAGAATTGGCAAAAATGCTGTCAAAGTGAAGGAAAATCGTGAGTTTGGGAAAAATAATATGCTATGA